One Setaria italica strain Yugu1 chromosome I, Setaria_italica_v2.0, whole genome shotgun sequence DNA window includes the following coding sequences:
- the LOC101757350 gene encoding probable LRR receptor-like serine/threonine-protein kinase At3g47570 — translation MEVGNLITLGRISISNNRLTGDIPSTLGTCVLLEVLHMEGNFLTGNIPESFVKLKTIKEMDLSRNNLSGKIPEFLASLSSLQPLNLSFNDFEGPTPSSGIFGNSSRVSLKGNHRLCANTPESSLPLCPELGSKGENKSVVLKIVIPIAVSAVVILLLCIVVILLRRRKEEPALQHSSLHIQKIRYEDIAKATNGFSLVNLVGLGSFGAVYKGTLPFEDDPVAIKVFNLNQYGAPKSFVSECEALRNTRHRNLVKVITLCSTVDPTGSDFKALIFQYMHNGSLERWLHPEDHGYDNKRFLSLGERINIALDIAYALDYLHNQCATPVIHCDLKPSNVLLDLEMTAYVSDFGLARFMCTTSTAVPANSTSFANLKGSIGYIPPGNPNYDPILFS, via the coding sequence ATGGAGGTTGGAAACCTCATCACCCTTGGAAGAATTAGTATTTCCAACAACCGCTTGACAGGTGATATTCCTTCTACTCTAGGTACGTGTGTGCTTTTAGAAGTTCTTCACATGGAAGGGAATTTTCTTACTGGAAATATTCCAGAGTCTTTTGTGAAGTTGAAAACCATCAAAGAAATGGATCTCTCTCGGAACAACTTGTCAGGGAAAATTCCGGAGTTCCTGGCCTCATTGAGTTCTTTGCAGCCGCTGAATCTTTCATTCAATGATTTTGAGGGACCAACACCATCAAGTGGTATCTTTGGTAATTCCAGTAGGGTGTCCTTAAAAGGAAACCACAGGTTATGTGCCAATACTCCAGAGTCAAGCCTGCCCCTTTGCCCAGAATTGGGATCCAAGGGGGAAAATAAATCTGTTGTTTTGAAGATAGTGATCCCCATTGCAGTGTCAGCTGTTGTAATTTTATTGTTATGTATAGTTGTCATTCTtctcaggagaagaaaagaagaaccAGCTTTGCAGCACTCCAGTCTGCACATACAGAAAATAAGGTATGAAGACATTGCCAAGGCTACAAATGGGTTCTCTCTAGTAAACTTGGTTGGCTTGGGATCCTTCGGGGCTGTTTACAAGGGCACTTTGCCGTTTGAGGATGATCCGGTTGCTATTAAGGTTTTTAACCTTAACCAGTATGGAGCACCCAAAAGCTTTGTTTCAGAGTGCGAAGCATTAAGAAATACTCGCCACCGGAATCTTGTCAAAGTCATTACTTTATGCTCTACAGTCGATCCTACCGGCTCAGATTTTAAAGCACTTATCTTTCAGTATATGCACAATGGGAGCCTTGAAAGGTGGCTACACCCGGAGGACCACGGGTATGACAACAAAAGATTCCTAAGTTTGGGGGAAAGGATTAACATAGCTCTGGACATTGCATATGCTTTAGATTATCTCCATAACCAATGTGCAACTCCAGTAATACATTGCGACTTGAAGCCGAGCAATGTTCTTTTAGATCTTGAAATGACTGCATATGTCAGTGACTTTGGGTTGGCGAGATTTATGTGTACTACTTCAACTGCAGTGCCTGCTAATTCTACAAGTTTTGCCAACCTAAAAGGATCCATTGGATATATTCCACCAGGTAATCCAAATTATGACCCTATATTATTTTCTTGA